One segment of Mycobacterium spongiae DNA contains the following:
- a CDS encoding GuaB3 family IMP dehydrogenase-related protein has translation MIEIGMGRAARSTYELSEVSIVPSRRTRSSKDVSTAWQLDAYRFDIPVVAHPTDALVSPEFAIELGRLGGLAVLNGEGLIGRHADVRAKIAQLVEAADKEPEPSAAIRLLQELHAAPLDPDLLGAAVASIREAGVTTAVRVSPQNAQALTPVLLAAGIDLLVVQGTIVSAEHVATGGEPLNLKTFISDLDIPVVAGGVLDHRTALHLMRTGAAGVIVGYGSTQGVTTSDEVLGISVPMATAIADAAAARRDYLDETGGRYVHVLADGDIHTSGELAKAIACGADAVVLGTPLAECAEALGEGWFWPTAAAHPSLPRGALLQIAAGERPPMQQVLNGPSDDPFGSLNLVGGLRRSMAKAGYCDLKEFQKVGLTVGS, from the coding sequence ATGATCGAGATCGGCATGGGTCGCGCCGCCCGCAGCACGTACGAACTCAGCGAGGTCAGTATCGTGCCGTCGCGGCGGACCCGCTCGTCGAAGGACGTGTCGACGGCGTGGCAACTCGATGCGTATCGATTCGACATACCCGTGGTAGCGCACCCCACGGATGCCCTCGTCTCTCCGGAGTTCGCAATCGAACTCGGCCGGCTCGGCGGGCTGGCGGTGCTCAACGGCGAAGGGCTCATCGGCCGCCACGCCGATGTGCGGGCGAAGATCGCCCAGCTCGTGGAAGCCGCCGACAAGGAGCCCGAACCGTCAGCGGCGATTCGGCTGCTCCAGGAGCTGCATGCCGCGCCGCTGGACCCCGACCTGCTCGGCGCCGCGGTCGCCAGTATCCGAGAGGCGGGCGTGACCACGGCGGTGCGGGTCAGCCCGCAAAACGCCCAAGCGCTGACGCCGGTGCTCCTTGCCGCCGGTATCGACCTCCTGGTTGTTCAGGGCACGATCGTCTCGGCCGAGCATGTCGCCACCGGTGGTGAACCGCTCAACCTCAAGACCTTCATCTCCGATCTCGACATTCCCGTCGTCGCGGGCGGGGTGCTCGACCACCGCACGGCGCTGCACCTGATGCGCACTGGTGCCGCCGGCGTCATCGTCGGCTACGGCTCGACCCAGGGGGTGACAACCTCGGACGAGGTGCTCGGGATCAGCGTGCCGATGGCCACCGCGATCGCCGATGCTGCGGCCGCCCGCCGCGACTACCTCGACGAGACCGGCGGCCGGTACGTGCATGTGCTGGCCGACGGAGACATCCACACCTCCGGGGAGTTGGCCAAGGCCATCGCCTGCGGCGCCGACGCCGTGGTGCTGGGCACGCCGCTGGCCGAATGTGCCGAGGCGCTCGGTGAAGGCTGGTTCTGGCCGACGGCGGCCGCGCACCCGTCGTTGCCGCGCGGAGCGTTGCTGCAGATTGCTGCTGGCGAGCGACCGCCGATGCAGCAGGTCCTGAACGGCCCGTCCGACGACCCATTCGGCAGCCTCAATCTGGTCGGCGGTCTGCGCCGGTCGATGGCCAAGGCCGGCTACTGCGACCTCAAGGAATTCCAAAAGGTCGGCCTGACCGTCGGGAGCTGA
- a CDS encoding glycoside hydrolase family 65 protein, which yields MITEEAFPVEPWQIRETRLDLNLLAQSESLFALSNGHIGLRGNLDEGEPYGLPGTYLNSFFEIRPLPYAEAGYGYPEAGQTIVDVTNGKIFRLLVGDEPFDVRYGTLFSHERVLDLRAGTLTRRAHWSSPAGKQVKIVSTRLVSLAHRSVAAFEYVVEAIDEFVRVTVQSELVTNEDQPQTSADPRVSAILDKPLEAVDHENTDRGALLMHRTRSSALMMAAGMDHEVEVPGRVEITTDARPDLARTTVICGLRPGQKLRIVKYLAYGWSSLRSRPALRDQAAGALHGARYSGWQGLLESQRAYLDDFWESADVEVEGDPECQQAVRFGLFHLLQASARAERRAIASKGLTGTGYDGHAFWDTEGFVLPVLTYTAPHAVADALRWRASTLDLARERAAELGLKGAAFPWRTIRGQECSAYWPAGTAAWHINADIAMAFERYRTVTGDHSLEEDCGLTVLIETARLWLSLGHHDRHGVWHLDGVTGPDEYTAIVRDNVFTNLMAAHNLITAADACLRHPEAAEAMGVTTEEMAAWRDAADATKIPYDEELGVHQQCEGFTTFAEWDFDAETTYPLLLHEAYVRLYPTQVIKQADLVLAMQWQSHAFTPDQKARNVDYYERRMVRDSSLSACTQAVMCAEVGHLELAHDYAYEAALIDLRDLHRNTRDGLHMASLAGAWTALVGGFGGLRDDEGILSIDPQLPDGISRLRFRLRWRGFRLTVDANHSDVTFTLRDGPGTELTIRHAGKDLVLNTRSPSTIAIHVHKPLLPPPPQPRGREPVHRRAMSRSQ from the coding sequence ATGATCACTGAGGAAGCATTCCCCGTCGAACCGTGGCAAATCCGTGAGACCCGGCTCGACCTGAACCTGCTGGCGCAATCGGAATCGCTGTTCGCGCTATCCAACGGGCACATCGGGTTGCGCGGCAACCTCGACGAGGGCGAACCCTACGGCTTGCCCGGAACCTACCTGAATTCGTTCTTCGAAATCCGGCCGCTACCGTACGCCGAGGCTGGATATGGCTACCCGGAGGCCGGCCAGACGATCGTCGACGTCACCAACGGCAAGATCTTTCGGCTCTTGGTCGGAGACGAACCATTCGATGTCCGGTACGGCACATTGTTTTCCCACGAACGGGTTCTCGACCTGCGCGCCGGAACGCTGACCCGGCGTGCGCACTGGAGCTCACCGGCCGGCAAGCAAGTCAAGATCGTCTCGACCCGCCTGGTATCGCTGGCCCATCGCAGCGTCGCGGCCTTCGAGTACGTGGTCGAAGCCATCGACGAATTCGTTCGTGTGACCGTGCAGTCCGAGCTCGTCACCAACGAGGACCAACCGCAGACCTCGGCCGACCCCCGGGTGTCGGCCATCCTGGACAAGCCGCTAGAGGCCGTTGACCACGAGAACACCGACCGCGGTGCACTGCTGATGCACCGAACCCGCAGTAGCGCGCTGATGATGGCCGCCGGGATGGACCACGAGGTCGAGGTGCCCGGGCGCGTCGAAATCACCACCGATGCACGTCCCGACCTAGCCCGGACCACCGTGATCTGCGGACTGCGTCCGGGTCAGAAGCTGCGCATCGTCAAGTATCTCGCGTATGGCTGGTCGAGCCTGCGCTCCCGCCCGGCGCTGCGTGACCAGGCCGCGGGCGCGCTGCACGGCGCCCGCTACAGCGGGTGGCAGGGTCTGCTGGAGTCGCAACGGGCCTACCTCGACGACTTCTGGGAGAGCGCGGACGTCGAGGTCGAGGGTGATCCGGAGTGTCAGCAGGCAGTGCGGTTCGGGTTGTTTCACTTGTTGCAGGCCAGTGCCCGCGCCGAACGCCGTGCGATTGCCAGCAAGGGGCTCACCGGGACGGGCTACGATGGCCACGCCTTCTGGGACACCGAAGGTTTCGTGCTTCCGGTGCTCACCTACACCGCCCCACACGCGGTCGCCGACGCGCTGCGTTGGCGCGCCTCGACGTTGGATCTCGCCCGCGAGCGCGCCGCCGAGCTCGGTCTCAAAGGTGCCGCCTTTCCCTGGCGCACCATCCGCGGACAGGAGTGCTCGGCCTACTGGCCAGCCGGCACGGCAGCCTGGCACATCAACGCCGACATCGCCATGGCGTTCGAGCGGTACCGCACGGTCACCGGCGACCACTCGCTCGAGGAAGACTGCGGCCTCACGGTGCTGATCGAGACCGCCCGGCTGTGGCTGTCGCTCGGGCATCACGATCGCCATGGGGTCTGGCACCTCGACGGGGTCACCGGTCCCGATGAGTACACGGCAATTGTCCGCGACAATGTGTTCACGAATCTGATGGCGGCACACAACCTGATCACCGCCGCCGATGCCTGCCTGCGTCACCCCGAAGCAGCCGAAGCGATGGGTGTCACGACCGAGGAGATGGCGGCTTGGCGCGACGCGGCCGACGCAACCAAGATTCCCTACGACGAGGAGCTCGGCGTTCATCAGCAGTGCGAAGGGTTCACCACTTTTGCGGAGTGGGATTTCGATGCGGAAACGACCTACCCGCTGCTGCTGCACGAGGCTTACGTGCGGCTCTACCCCACACAGGTGATCAAGCAGGCCGACCTGGTGCTGGCGATGCAATGGCAGAGTCACGCATTCACGCCCGACCAAAAAGCGCGCAACGTCGACTACTACGAGCGGCGTATGGTGCGCGACTCCTCCCTGTCGGCCTGCACTCAGGCCGTCATGTGCGCCGAGGTCGGCCATCTCGAGCTGGCTCACGACTACGCTTACGAGGCAGCGCTGATCGACTTGCGCGACCTACACCGCAATACCCGCGACGGCTTGCACATGGCCTCACTGGCCGGAGCGTGGACAGCCCTGGTCGGGGGCTTCGGCGGCCTGCGGGACGACGAGGGCATCTTGTCTATCGATCCCCAGCTGCCCGACGGAATCTCGCGGCTGCGGTTCCGGCTGCGGTGGCGCGGTTTCCGGCTCACCGTAGACGCCAATCACTCCGACGTCACCTTCACCCTGCGCGACGGGCCCGGTACCGAGCTGACGATCCGCCATGCCGGGAAAGACCTCGTGCTGAACACACGTTCGCCATCGACCATCGCCATACACGTCCATAAGCCGCTACTTCCGCCGCCGCCGCAGCCGCGAGGCCGTGAGCCAGTACATCGGCGGGCGATGAGCAGGAGTCAGTGA
- a CDS encoding GMC oxidoreductase translates to MKPHYDVLIIGSGFGGSVTALRLTEKGYRVGVLEAGRRFSDEDFAKTSWDLRKFLWAPRLGCYGIQRIHPLRNVMILAGAGVGGGSLNYANTLYVPPEPFFADQQWSHITDWRSELMPHYHQAQRMLGVVQNPTFTDADRIVKEVADEMGFGDTWVPTPVGVFFGPDGTKTPGKTVPDPYFGGAGPARTGCLECGCCMTGCRHGAKNTLVKNYLGLAESAGAQVIPMTTVKGFEQRSDGLWEIRTVRTGSWLRRDRRTFTASHVVLAAGTWGTQHLLFKMRDRDRLPRLSSRLGVLTRTNSESIVGAATLKIPTDLDLTHGVAITSSIHPTPDTHVEPVRYGKGSNAMGLLQTLMTDGSGPEGTDVPRWKQLLRQAGGQPRRMIRMLNARQWSERTVIALVMQHLDNSITTFTNRGKLGIRWYSSKQGHGEPNPTWIPIGNQVTRRIAAKIDGVAGGTWGELFNIPLTAHFLGGAVIGDDPEHGVIDPYHRVYGYPTLSVVDGAAISANLGVNPSLSIAAQAERAASLWPNKGKSDQRPRQGEAYRRLDPIEPEHPVVPADAPGALRWLPIDPVSHAG, encoded by the coding sequence ATGAAGCCGCATTATGACGTCCTGATTATCGGTTCGGGTTTCGGGGGCAGCGTCACCGCGCTGCGGCTGACGGAAAAGGGCTACCGGGTCGGCGTGCTGGAGGCCGGCCGGCGGTTCTCCGACGAGGACTTCGCGAAGACATCCTGGGATCTGCGCAAGTTCCTATGGGCACCCAGGCTGGGTTGCTATGGCATCCAACGCATCCACCCGCTGCGCAACGTGATGATCCTGGCCGGGGCCGGAGTCGGTGGTGGGTCGCTGAACTACGCCAATACGTTGTATGTGCCGCCGGAGCCATTCTTCGCTGACCAGCAGTGGTCACACATCACCGACTGGCGCAGCGAGCTGATGCCGCATTACCACCAAGCCCAACGCATGCTGGGCGTGGTGCAGAACCCGACTTTCACCGACGCCGACCGCATCGTCAAGGAAGTCGCCGACGAGATGGGGTTCGGTGACACGTGGGTGCCGACGCCGGTGGGAGTGTTTTTCGGTCCCGACGGCACCAAGACTCCGGGCAAGACGGTGCCCGACCCGTATTTCGGTGGTGCGGGGCCGGCGCGCACCGGCTGCTTGGAGTGTGGCTGCTGCATGACGGGTTGTCGCCACGGCGCGAAGAACACTCTGGTGAAGAACTACCTTGGTCTTGCCGAATCCGCTGGTGCACAGGTTATTCCGATGACGACGGTGAAGGGATTCGAGCAGCGGTCCGATGGGTTGTGGGAGATCCGCACCGTTCGCACCGGTAGTTGGCTGCGCCGCGACCGGCGCACCTTCACCGCTTCCCACGTCGTACTGGCCGCGGGCACCTGGGGAACCCAGCATCTCCTGTTCAAGATGCGCGACCGCGATAGGCTGCCGCGGTTGTCGAGCCGCCTGGGCGTGTTGACTCGGACCAACTCAGAGTCGATCGTCGGTGCCGCCACCTTGAAAATCCCTACGGACCTTGATCTGACCCACGGGGTCGCGATCACCTCGTCGATTCACCCGACGCCCGACACCCACGTCGAACCTGTCCGCTACGGAAAGGGCTCGAACGCGATGGGGCTGTTGCAGACGCTGATGACCGACGGGTCCGGTCCGGAAGGCACCGATGTGCCGCGGTGGAAGCAACTGCTGCGTCAAGCCGGTGGGCAGCCGCGCCGGATGATCCGAATGCTCAATGCGCGCCAGTGGAGCGAGCGGACGGTGATTGCGCTGGTGATGCAGCATCTGGACAACTCGATCACCACGTTCACCAACCGGGGAAAGCTGGGGATCCGCTGGTACTCCAGCAAGCAAGGACATGGGGAGCCGAACCCGACGTGGATTCCCATCGGCAACCAGGTCACCCGCCGCATTGCCGCCAAGATCGACGGCGTTGCGGGCGGTACCTGGGGTGAGCTGTTCAACATCCCGTTGACCGCACACTTTCTTGGCGGCGCTGTGATCGGCGACGACCCCGAGCACGGAGTCATCGACCCTTATCACCGGGTCTACGGCTATCCGACGCTGTCGGTGGTCGACGGGGCGGCGATCTCGGCGAACTTGGGCGTTAACCCGTCGCTGTCGATCGCCGCCCAAGCCGAGCGGGCCGCGTCGCTCTGGCCGAACAAGGGCAAGAGCGATCAGCGGCCGCGGCAAGGGGAGGCCTACCGCCGGCTGGACCCGATCGAGCCCGAGCACCCGGTGGTGCCCGCGGACGCGCCGGGAGCGCTGCGATGGCTGCCGATCGATCCGGTCAGCCACGCAGGGTGA
- the guaA gene encoding glutamine-hydrolyzing GMP synthase, whose translation MRSAAHRNHVVAGPLHSVPVTSASPRPVLVVDFGAQYAQLIARRIREARVFSEVVPHTVAIDEIKARDPLALVLSGGPASVYADGAPRLDPALFDLGLPVLGICYGFQVMAQALGGTVAHTGTSEYGRTELKVVGGELHSGLPDVQPVWMSHGDAVTAAPEGFHVVASTAGAPVAAFEAADRRLAGVQYHPEVMHTPHGQQVLGRFLHDFAGLGAQWTAANIANALIEEVRAQIGDGHAICGLSGGVDSAVAAALVQRAIGDRLTCVFVDHGLLRAGERTQVQRDFVAATGANLVTVDAAETFLAALAGVSNPEGKRKIIGRQFIRAFESAVRDVLGNNTIEFLVQGTLYPDVVESGGGSGTANIKSHHNVGGLPDDLKFTLVEPLRLLFKDEVRAVGRELGLPEEIVARQPFPGPGLGIRIVGEVTAKRLETLRHADSIAREELTAAGLDHQIWQCPVVLLADIRSVGVQGDNRTYGHPIVLRPVSSEDAMTADWTRVPYEVLERISTRITNEVAEVNRVALDITSKPPGTIEWE comes from the coding sequence ATGCGATCGGCGGCGCACCGAAACCACGTAGTGGCGGGGCCACTACACTCAGTGCCCGTGACATCAGCGTCGCCGCGCCCCGTGTTGGTCGTTGACTTCGGCGCGCAGTATGCGCAGTTGATCGCCCGCAGGATCCGGGAGGCCCGGGTGTTCTCCGAGGTCGTCCCCCACACCGTCGCGATCGATGAGATCAAGGCCCGCGATCCGCTGGCGCTGGTGCTGTCGGGTGGACCGGCCAGCGTCTACGCCGACGGAGCTCCCAGACTCGATCCCGCGCTGTTCGACCTTGGTCTGCCCGTATTAGGTATTTGTTACGGGTTCCAGGTCATGGCGCAGGCGCTTGGCGGGACAGTTGCCCATACCGGCACCAGCGAGTACGGCCGGACCGAACTGAAAGTCGTTGGTGGCGAGTTGCATTCTGGCCTGCCCGACGTCCAGCCGGTGTGGATGAGTCATGGTGATGCCGTGACGGCCGCGCCGGAGGGATTCCACGTGGTGGCCAGCACTGCGGGTGCCCCGGTAGCAGCTTTCGAGGCGGCCGATCGACGTTTGGCCGGGGTTCAATATCACCCCGAGGTGATGCACACGCCGCACGGACAACAGGTGCTCGGCCGGTTTCTGCACGACTTTGCCGGGCTCGGCGCCCAGTGGACGGCTGCCAACATCGCCAACGCGCTGATCGAAGAGGTGCGCGCCCAGATCGGCGACGGCCACGCGATCTGCGGACTGTCCGGCGGGGTGGATTCGGCGGTGGCCGCAGCCCTGGTGCAGCGCGCCATTGGCGACCGGTTGACCTGTGTCTTCGTCGACCACGGCCTGTTAAGAGCAGGTGAGCGAACCCAAGTGCAACGCGATTTCGTAGCCGCCACCGGTGCCAATCTCGTCACCGTCGATGCGGCAGAGACCTTCCTTGCGGCGCTGGCGGGGGTGAGCAATCCCGAGGGCAAGCGCAAGATCATCGGCCGCCAGTTCATTCGCGCGTTCGAAAGCGCAGTGCGGGATGTACTGGGCAACAACACCATTGAGTTCCTGGTCCAGGGCACGCTGTATCCGGACGTGGTGGAGTCCGGCGGTGGCAGCGGCACCGCAAACATCAAGAGTCACCACAATGTCGGCGGCCTACCCGACGACCTGAAGTTCACCCTTGTCGAGCCGCTGCGGCTGCTCTTCAAAGACGAAGTCCGAGCGGTCGGACGTGAGCTGGGTTTGCCAGAGGAAATCGTTGCACGCCAGCCCTTTCCGGGTCCAGGCCTGGGCATCCGGATCGTCGGCGAGGTCACCGCGAAGCGATTGGAGACACTGCGGCACGCGGACTCGATAGCGCGCGAGGAGCTGACCGCGGCGGGCCTGGACCATCAGATCTGGCAGTGCCCGGTGGTACTGCTGGCCGACATCCGCTCGGTCGGGGTGCAGGGCGACAACCGGACCTACGGCCACCCGATCGTACTGCGTCCGGTATCGAGCGAGGATGCCATGACCGCCGACTGGACCCGGGTTCCCTACGAGGTGCTCGAGCGCATCTCCA
- a CDS encoding beta-phosphoglucomutase family hydrolase: MRSTVLGLPEKVSACLFDLDGVLTDTASLHTKAWKAMFDGYLSERAQRTGQRFVPFDAAADYQQYVDGKKREDGVRSFLSSRGIDIPDGSPDDPGGVETVYGLGKQKNDMFGKLLVADGAKVFDGSRRYLEAVSAAGLGVAVVSSSANTRVVLATTGLERFVQHRVDGVTLREEHIAGKPAPDSYLRAAQLLEVDPDSAAVFEDALSGVQAGRAGNFGFVVGVDRVGQAEQLRRNGADVVVTDLAELLRS; the protein is encoded by the coding sequence GTGAGGTCCACCGTGCTGGGTCTGCCAGAGAAGGTAAGTGCTTGTCTGTTCGACCTCGACGGCGTGCTTACCGATACCGCGAGTCTGCATACCAAGGCCTGGAAGGCCATGTTCGACGGCTATCTCTCGGAACGTGCCCAGCGCACGGGCCAAAGATTCGTCCCGTTCGACGCAGCTGCGGACTATCAGCAATATGTGGACGGCAAGAAGCGCGAAGACGGGGTCCGGTCGTTTCTGAGCAGCCGGGGAATCGACATTCCCGACGGCTCCCCGGACGACCCCGGCGGCGTCGAGACGGTCTACGGCCTGGGCAAGCAGAAGAACGACATGTTCGGCAAGCTTCTGGTTGCGGACGGGGCCAAGGTGTTCGATGGGTCGCGCCGCTACCTGGAGGCGGTCTCAGCCGCGGGTCTCGGTGTGGCCGTGGTGTCTTCGAGCGCCAACACCCGCGTGGTGCTCGCGACCACGGGCCTCGAACGGTTCGTGCAGCACCGGGTTGACGGGGTCACGCTGCGCGAGGAGCACATCGCGGGCAAGCCCGCGCCCGACTCCTACTTGCGCGCAGCGCAGCTGCTCGAGGTCGATCCGGATTCGGCGGCCGTGTTCGAGGACGCCCTCTCGGGCGTACAGGCCGGCCGTGCCGGTAACTTCGGGTTCGTGGTAGGTGTCGACCGAGTGGGCCAGGCCGAACAGTTGCGCCGCAACGGCGCCGACGTGGTGGTAACGGATCTCGCCGAACTGCTTCGATCATGA
- a CDS encoding TauD/TfdA dioxygenase family protein, giving the protein MTDSIAIKKLGSRIGAQIDGVRLGENLDAGTIGEIRAALLAHKVIFFRDQNHLNDDEQLAFAGLLGTPVAHPAAVLALKDAPVITPINSEFGKATRWHTDVTFAANYPSASVLRAVTLPAYGGSTLWANTATAYSELPESLKCLVENLWGLHSNRFDYIAEEALTDGQKALLESFEKPDFRTEHPVVRVHPETGERTLVLGNFVRGFVGLDSREFSVLFDLLQQRITVPENTIRWNWEPGDVAIWDNRATQHRAIDDYDDQYRLMHRVTLMGDVPVNIHGQSSRVVSGAPLALAG; this is encoded by the coding sequence ATGACTGACTCGATTGCCATAAAGAAGCTGGGCAGCCGCATCGGCGCCCAGATCGACGGGGTGCGCCTCGGCGAGAACCTTGACGCCGGCACGATCGGCGAAATCCGGGCCGCGCTACTGGCCCACAAGGTGATCTTCTTCCGTGACCAGAACCATCTCAATGACGACGAGCAGCTCGCGTTCGCCGGCTTGCTGGGCACGCCAGTCGCCCACCCGGCCGCAGTATTAGCCCTCAAGGACGCGCCGGTCATCACGCCGATCAACTCGGAGTTCGGCAAAGCCACCCGCTGGCACACCGACGTCACGTTCGCCGCGAACTACCCGTCGGCGTCAGTCCTGCGAGCCGTCACTTTGCCCGCTTACGGTGGCTCGACACTGTGGGCCAATACCGCGACTGCCTATTCCGAGCTGCCCGAATCGCTCAAGTGCCTCGTCGAAAACCTCTGGGGACTGCACAGCAACCGCTTCGACTACATCGCTGAAGAGGCCCTGACCGACGGGCAAAAGGCACTCCTGGAGTCGTTCGAGAAGCCCGACTTCCGGACCGAACACCCGGTCGTGCGGGTACATCCGGAGACCGGTGAGCGCACCTTGGTCTTAGGAAACTTCGTACGCGGATTCGTCGGTCTGGACAGCCGCGAGTTCAGTGTGCTGTTCGACCTACTGCAGCAGCGAATCACTGTGCCCGAGAACACCATCCGTTGGAACTGGGAGCCGGGTGACGTCGCCATCTGGGACAACCGGGCAACCCAGCACCGGGCGATCGACGACTACGACGACCAGTATCGGCTCATGCATCGGGTCACCTTGATGGGCGATGTGCCCGTCAACATCCACGGGCAGAGCAGCCGGGTGGTCAGCGGGGCGCCGCTGGCCCTGGCTGGCTAA
- a CDS encoding TetR/AcrR family transcriptional regulator — protein MTARSATDRGKIPSGREEVAAAVLEAAADLFADRGPAATSIRDIAARSKVNHGLVFRHFGTKEQLVGAVLDHLGADLAGLLHFGASDEVVDRALDRQMRVWARTLLDGYSAEQLQTRFPNADEMIDHVRARHDNDASARLAVANAIALQLGWRLFAPMLRAATGIDELPEAELREAVLAELTRILEPH, from the coding sequence ATGACTGCGCGTTCCGCAACCGATCGCGGGAAGATCCCCTCTGGCCGGGAAGAGGTGGCTGCCGCGGTTCTGGAAGCGGCCGCCGATCTTTTTGCCGATCGCGGTCCGGCCGCTACCTCGATCCGTGATATTGCTGCGCGATCCAAGGTCAACCATGGATTGGTATTTCGTCACTTCGGCACGAAAGAGCAGCTGGTCGGGGCGGTGTTAGATCATCTGGGCGCGGATCTGGCGGGACTGCTGCATTTCGGAGCGTCCGACGAGGTCGTCGACCGGGCGCTCGACCGGCAGATGCGCGTTTGGGCACGCACATTGCTTGACGGGTATTCGGCCGAGCAGCTGCAGACGCGTTTCCCTAATGCCGACGAAATGATCGACCATGTGCGTGCTCGTCATGACAACGACGCCAGCGCGCGGCTGGCTGTCGCGAACGCGATCGCGTTACAACTCGGGTGGCGGCTTTTCGCACCCATGCTGCGCGCGGCGACGGGCATTGACGAGCTGCCGGAAGCTGAACTGCGCGAGGCGGTCTTAGCCGAATTGACGCGGATCCTCGAACCTCACTGA
- a CDS encoding cold-shock protein translates to MTRATGKIVRFDEVRGYGFITPDMGGDDVFLHANDLEMEKRQATRGARVSFGVEEGDRGKFATEVRLSTDTQPARTSNTLATDAGSPNDEYFDVFSTEEFAHVVTERLLKITPPLTSQQILAIRSNFEELARKHGLVDS, encoded by the coding sequence GTGACACGAGCCACGGGAAAGATCGTTCGTTTCGACGAAGTACGCGGTTATGGTTTTATTACCCCCGATATGGGCGGGGACGACGTCTTTCTCCACGCCAATGATCTGGAAATGGAAAAGCGACAGGCGACGCGAGGCGCTAGGGTCTCCTTCGGCGTCGAAGAGGGTGATCGCGGCAAGTTCGCCACGGAAGTCCGCCTATCAACCGACACGCAGCCGGCACGCACCTCGAATACCCTCGCCACTGACGCGGGGTCCCCGAATGACGAATATTTCGATGTGTTTTCGACCGAAGAATTTGCCCATGTGGTCACCGAAAGGCTATTGAAAATTACGCCACCGCTGACTTCCCAGCAAATTCTTGCTATCCGAAGCAATTTTGAGGAGCTAGCCCGCAAACACGGTTTGGTTGATTCATAG